The following proteins are co-located in the Paludibaculum fermentans genome:
- a CDS encoding RNA polymerase sigma factor, which translates to MRERIFHFAASRLSREAAEDVTQETLLVLHEKYPQVAEPAELLPLAFQIVRFKMSSAVRKAVRRGEHTAVPVDELPLPSQGDDPEQAASRAELRRQLLEAIRGLGDRCRDIFRLKLMGRNFEEIRVHFEVDSINTIYTWDSRCRKSLLERLGGRWERSR; encoded by the coding sequence TTGCGTGAAAGGATTTTCCACTTCGCGGCATCACGTCTATCGAGGGAGGCCGCGGAAGACGTGACGCAGGAGACGCTGCTCGTGCTCCACGAAAAGTACCCGCAAGTGGCGGAGCCCGCTGAACTTCTGCCCCTGGCCTTCCAAATCGTGCGCTTCAAGATGTCCAGCGCGGTCAGAAAAGCGGTACGGCGCGGCGAGCACACGGCGGTGCCGGTGGACGAGTTGCCGCTGCCCAGCCAGGGTGACGATCCGGAGCAGGCGGCCTCGCGCGCTGAGCTGCGCCGTCAGTTGCTGGAGGCGATTCGCGGCCTGGGCGACCGCTGCCGGGACATCTTCCGGCTGAAGCTGATGGGCCGCAATTTTGAGGAGATCCGGGTCCACTTCGAGGTGGATTCGATTAACACGATCTATACGTGGGATTCGCGCTGCCGGAAGTCGTTGCTGGAGCGGCTGGGCGGGCGCTGGGAGAGATCGCGATGA